A window from Leptothermofonsia sichuanensis E412 encodes these proteins:
- a CDS encoding glycoside hydrolase 100 family protein: protein MIVDKSLNVESDLPAGLPAESAFIKEAWELLEDSIVYYRGHPVGTVAARDPYVEALNYDQCFVRDFVSSALLFLIKGQPEIVRNFLIETLGLQSSDKQMDCFNAGQGLMPASFKVETWEGQQYLTADFGEHAIGRVTPVDSCLWWLILLRAYVKTTGDLDLAHRPDFQQGIVLILKLCLADRFDMYPTMLVPDGAFMIDRRLGVYGHPLEIQALFYAALRSARELLLPNRRGEVYAQILNQRLSTLNYHIREYYWLDLQRLNEIYRYRGEEFGEAAVNKFNIYPDSIPLWLTEWMPETGGYLAGNLGPAQMDFRFFTLGNLMSIVSSLASDRESLSIMDLIEQRWQDLVGYMPMKICFPAVEDVEWRILTGCDPKNVPWSYHNGGNWPVLLWPLAAAAQKTGRPELGWRAIEMAERRLSRDEWPEYYDGRNGRLVGKASRKYQTWTIAGYLLAREIMTHPQHLDLFSFSEDPEMMEWMCMVREMKG from the coding sequence ATGATTGTTGATAAAAGCCTGAACGTTGAATCTGATTTGCCTGCCGGTTTGCCTGCCGAAAGTGCCTTTATCAAAGAGGCATGGGAATTATTGGAGGATTCGATTGTTTACTACCGGGGGCATCCGGTGGGAACCGTGGCTGCACGGGATCCCTATGTTGAGGCATTGAACTATGACCAGTGTTTTGTCCGTGACTTTGTTTCATCCGCCCTCCTGTTTTTGATCAAAGGACAACCAGAAATTGTTCGCAACTTTCTGATTGAAACCCTGGGGTTACAGAGCAGTGACAAACAGATGGACTGTTTCAATGCAGGTCAGGGGTTAATGCCTGCCAGCTTTAAGGTCGAAACCTGGGAAGGTCAGCAGTACTTAACGGCAGATTTTGGTGAACACGCGATCGGACGAGTCACGCCAGTAGACTCTTGCCTGTGGTGGCTCATTCTGTTGCGAGCCTATGTGAAAACAACGGGGGATCTTGACCTGGCTCATCGCCCTGATTTTCAGCAGGGAATTGTGCTGATTTTGAAGCTGTGTCTGGCAGACCGTTTTGATATGTATCCCACCATGCTGGTGCCAGATGGTGCCTTTATGATTGACCGCCGTCTGGGGGTCTACGGGCATCCGCTGGAGATTCAGGCATTGTTTTATGCCGCACTGCGATCGGCGCGGGAACTGCTATTGCCCAACCGCCGGGGTGAGGTTTATGCCCAGATCCTGAATCAACGGCTCAGCACCCTGAATTACCATATCCGTGAGTATTACTGGCTGGACTTGCAACGGTTAAATGAAATCTACCGCTATCGGGGAGAGGAGTTTGGTGAAGCTGCTGTCAATAAGTTTAATATCTACCCTGATTCCATCCCGCTCTGGTTAACGGAGTGGATGCCAGAAACGGGTGGGTACCTGGCAGGTAATCTGGGTCCGGCGCAGATGGACTTTCGATTCTTTACGCTGGGCAATTTGATGTCGATTGTGTCGTCGCTGGCAAGCGATCGCGAATCTCTCTCCATCATGGACTTAATTGAACAGCGGTGGCAGGACCTGGTTGGCTATATGCCAATGAAAATTTGCTTTCCCGCTGTTGAAGATGTGGAATGGCGAATTTTGACTGGATGTGATCCCAAAAACGTTCCCTGGTCCTATCACAATGGGGGCAACTGGCCTGTCCTGTTATGGCCCCTGGCTGCCGCTGCCCAAAAAACAGGCAGACCGGAATTGGGCTGGCGGGCAATTGAAATGGCCGAACGTCGTCTCAGTCGAGATGAGTGGCCCGAATATTACGACGGCAGAAATGGCCGGTTAGTTGGCAAAGCTTCCCGCAAATATCAAACCTGGACAATTGCAGGATACCTCCTGGCACGGGAGATTATGACCCATCCCCAGCATCTGGATTTATTCAGCTTCAGTGAAGATCCGGAGATGATGGAATGGATGTGTATGGTTCGTGAAATGAAAGGGTGA
- a CDS encoding isoaspartyl peptidase/L-asparaginase, which yields MTEHRVQPKLIIHGGAGSSLKGGISAVRKSLYAVIEEVYAMLLAGVTARDAVVRGCQRLEDDPCFNAGTGSVLQSDGQIRMSASLMDGTTQRFSGVINVSRVRHPIELALTLQSCNDRVLSDYGSAELVRELQLPIYDPLTEIRLQEWMLERAGNFTKDMAGVVAERELVEDRAGRGTIGVVALDGEGRIAVGTSTGGKGFERIGRVSDSAMPAGNYAMSQAAVSCTGIGEDIIDECLAPRIVIRVADGLPLQAAFERSFEEAYKNGRDLGAIGLDRTGAIAWGKTSEVLLAAYHTGEKVGDTLEWQGQHRVAGVSS from the coding sequence ATGACCGAACATCGGGTGCAACCCAAACTGATCATTCACGGTGGAGCAGGCAGCTCTCTTAAAGGGGGGATCAGTGCTGTCCGCAAATCCCTTTATGCTGTGATTGAGGAAGTTTATGCCATGCTGCTGGCGGGAGTGACCGCCAGGGATGCAGTGGTGCGGGGGTGCCAACGGCTGGAGGATGATCCATGCTTTAATGCGGGGACCGGCTCTGTACTGCAATCCGATGGGCAGATCCGGATGAGTGCCTCTCTCATGGATGGGACAACGCAGCGGTTTAGTGGTGTGATCAATGTTTCTCGCGTCAGGCACCCGATTGAACTGGCACTGACGTTACAAAGCTGCAATGACCGTGTCCTTTCTGATTACGGATCTGCTGAACTGGTGCGCGAGTTACAACTTCCCATCTACGATCCCCTGACTGAGATTCGGCTTCAGGAATGGATGCTGGAGCGGGCGGGTAACTTCACAAAAGATATGGCGGGTGTTGTTGCTGAGCGAGAGCTGGTAGAAGACCGGGCTGGACGGGGCACCATTGGAGTGGTTGCATTGGATGGTGAAGGACGAATTGCAGTCGGCACATCAACGGGGGGCAAAGGGTTTGAACGAATCGGGCGGGTTAGCGATTCGGCGATGCCTGCCGGAAACTATGCCATGTCCCAGGCAGCGGTCAGTTGCACTGGCATTGGCGAAGATATCATTGATGAATGTCTGGCACCCAGGATTGTGATTCGGGTTGCCGATGGACTGCCCCTCCAGGCAGCATTTGAGCGTTCCTTTGAGGAAGCCTACAAAAATGGGCGCGACCTGGGTGCCATTGGGCTTGACCGAACAGGGGCGATCGCCTGGGGCAAAACCAGCGAGGTTCTGCTGGCAGCCTATCATACGGGAGAAAAAGTAGGAGATACCCTGGAGTGGCAGGGACAACATCGGGTAGCGGGCGTTTCGTCCTGA
- a CDS encoding DUF2256 domain-containing protein, translating to MGHGRSKSDLPTKICPVCDRPFTWRKKWQDCWDDVKYCSERCRRRRSQTRGQESDG from the coding sequence ATGGGACATGGTCGCTCTAAATCTGATTTGCCCACCAAAATCTGTCCTGTTTGCGATCGCCCCTTCACCTGGCGCAAAAAATGGCAAGATTGCTGGGATGATGTGAAATACTGCTCAGAGCGATGCCGGCGGCGGCGATCGCAGACAAGAGGACAGGAATCCGATGGATAA